A single region of the Silene latifolia isolate original U9 population chromosome 8, ASM4854445v1, whole genome shotgun sequence genome encodes:
- the LOC141596311 gene encoding 3-dehydrosphinganine reductase TSC10B-like → MLDPKMALLSLLLLLPLSLLLLLFIITRPRSTRVPIKNRHALITGGSSGIGLALAHRFAAEGARVTILARDQSKLDEAKQAIRLSTGVDVTTLSADVRDFDALKKVLDSVGPSIDVLVCNQGVFVPKELESQALDEIRFMIDVNLMGCFNLIKAALPLIKCDRDSRGPGSIAIMSSQ, encoded by the coding sequence ATGTTGGATCCAAAGATGGCCCTACTCTCTCTCCTCCTACTACTCCCACTCTCACTCCTGCTCCTCCTATTCATCATCACCCGCCCCCGCTCCACGCGCGTCCCTATCAAAAACCGTCACGCTCTCATCACGGGCGGATCTAGCGGCATAGGCCTGGCCCTGGCTCACCGTTTCGCCGCTGAGGGTGCACGTGTGACTATCCTAGCGCGAGACCAATCTAAGCTGGACGAAGCGAAGCAGGCGATTCGACTCTCAACCGGGGTAGACGTCACAACCCTCTCGGCTGACGTCAGGGACTTTGATGCGCTTAAGAAAGTCTTGGATTCTGTGGGTCCTAGTATAGATGTGTTGGTTTGTAATCAAGGTGTTTTTGTTCCAAAGGAACTTGAATCTCAGGCATTGGATGAGATTAGATTCATGATTGATGTTAATTTGATGGGTTGTTTTAATCTCATTAAGGCTGCATTGCCTTTGATCAAGTGTGATCGGGATTCTCGTGGCCCTGGGTCTATTGCTATTATGTCGTCGCAGTAG
- the LOC141596315 gene encoding 3-dehydrosphinganine reductase TSC10A-like, translating into MLDPKMALLSLLLLLPLSLLLLLFIITRPRSTRVPIKNRHALITGGSSGIGLALLTVSRRGCTCDYLARDQSKAGRSEATIRLSTWVDVTTLSVTSGDFDALKKVLDYMGPSIDVLVCNQGVFVPKELESRALDEIRFMIDVNLMGCFNLIKAALPLIKCDRDSRGPGSIAIMSSWPGRVGIYGYTAYSASKFGVRGLAEALQQEVIADDIHVSLIFPPDTETPGLEQENKLRPVTKIIASPRHDESQDVAKKAINGIKSGRFIIPCNFEGFLLSIIAIWFVPTTSYLMAFTEVIFLWYSTHCGLFFQWDLV; encoded by the exons ATGTTGGATCCAAAGATGGCCCTACTCTCTCTCCTCCTACTACTCCCACTCTCACTCCTGCTCCTCCTATTCATCATCACCCGCCCCCGCTCCACGCGCGTCCCTATCAAAAACCGTCACGCTCTCATCACGGGCGGATCTAGCGGCATAGGCCTGGCCCTGCTCACCGTTTCGCGGCGAGGGTGCACGTGTGACTATCTAGCGCGAGACCAATCTAAGGCCGGACGAAGCGAAGCGACGATTCGACTCTCAACCTGGGTAGACGTCACAACCCTCTCGGTGACGTCGGGGGACTTTGATGCGCTTAAGAAAGTCTTGGATTACATGGGTCCTAGTATAGATGTGTTGGTTTGTAATCAAGGTGTTTTTGTTCCAAAGGAACTTGAATCTCGAGCATTGGATGAGATTAGATTCATGATTGATGTTAATTTGATGGGTTGTTTTAATCTCATTAAGGCTGCATTGCCTTTGATCAAGTGTGATCGGGATTCTCGTGGCCCTGGGTCTATTGCTATTATGTCGTCATGGCCAGGTCGG gttgGGATATATGGTTACACTGCTTACTCGGCTAGCAAATTTGGTGTTCggggcttggccgaggctttgcaACAGGAAGTCATTGCAGACGATATCCATGTGTCCCTCATATTCCCTCCCGACACCGAAACTCCTGGTTTGGAACAAG AAAACAAGTTGCGCCCCGTGACAAAAATCATAGCGAGTCCTCGGCATGATGAAAGTCAAGATGTTGCAAAGAAAGCTATAAATGGCATCAAAAGTGGCCGTTTTATCATCCCTTGCAACTTTGAGGGCTTCTTATTGTCTATCATAGCTATTTGGTTTGTCCCCACGACATCATATCTCATGGCATTTACTGAAGTGATTTTTCTTTGGTATTCTACGCATTGCGGGCTGTTTTTCCAATGGGATTTGGTATAG
- the LOC141594085 gene encoding vacuolar iron transporter homolog 2-like, whose amino-acid sequence MSIKQTTLSPTKLATQSSNLDEENHHNHNHNKNAYDYSKRAQWLRAAVLGANDGLVSTASLMMGVGAVKQDVKAMILTGFAGLVAGACSMAIGEFVSVYSQLDIEVAQMKRERMNPGGSGEVEAKAKAKDEEELPNPAQAAGASALAFSVGAMVALLGASFIRDYKVRLGVVMVAVTAALVLFGWLGAVLGRAPVVKGSMRVLLGGWVAMAITFGLTKLIGSSLV is encoded by the coding sequence ATGTCGATCAAACAAACAACTCTTTCACCAACTAAGTTGGCAACACAAAGTAGTAATCTTGATGAAGAAAACCATCATAACCATAACCATAACAAAAACGCATATGACTACTCGAAACGAGCGCAATGGCTACGAGCAGCAGTCCTAGGGGCGAACGACGGGCTTGTTTCAACCGCGTCCCTAATGATGGGAGTTGGCGCGGTGAAACAAGATGTTAAGGCCATGATACTAACAGGGTTTGCAGGGCTAGTAGCAGGGGCATGTAGCATGGCCATAGGCGAGTTTGTATCGGTCTACTCGCAGCTCGATATCGAGGTAGCGCAAATGAAGAGAGAAAGGATGAACCCGGGTGGCAGCGGAGAAGTGGAGGCGAAGGCGAAGGCGAAGGATGAGGAAGAGCTGCCGAATCCAGCGCAGGCGGCCGGTGCTTCAGCATTGGCGTTTTCTGTAGGGGCAATGGTGGCATTGTTAGGGGCATCTTTTATAAGGGATTATAAGGTTAGGCTTGGTGTTGTGATGGTGGCCGTCACGGCGGCGCTTGTTTTGTTTGGGTGGCTTGGGGCTGTTTTGGGTAGAGCACCTGTTGTTAAGGGTTCTATGAGGGTTTTGTTGGGTGGTTGGGTTGCTATGGCTATTACCTTTGGTTTGACCAAGTTGATCGGGTCGAGTCTGGTTTAG
- the LOC141596316 gene encoding 3-dehydrosphinganine reductase TSC10A-like, translating into MLDPKMALLSLLLLLPLSLLLLLFIITRPRSTRVPIKNRHALITGGSSGIGLALAHRFAAEGARVTILARDQSKLDEAKQAIRLSTGVDVTTLSADVRDFDALKKVLDSVGPSIDVLVCNQGVFVPKELESQALDEIRFMIDVNLMGCFNLIKAALPLIKCDRDSRGPGSIAIMSSQAGQVGIYGYTAYSASKFGVRGLAEALQQEVIADDIHVSLIFPPDTETPGLEQENKLRPELTKIIAGSSGMMKAEDVAKKAINGIKSGRFIIPCNFEGFLLSIATAGLSPQTSYLMAFTEVIFAGILRIAGLFFQWDWYRNIDKWHSKNK; encoded by the exons ATGTTGGATCCAAAGATGGCCCTACTCTCTCTCCTCCTACTACTCCCACTCTCACTCCTGCTCCTCCTATTCATCATCACCCGCCCCCGCTCCACGCGCGTCCCTATCAAAAACCGTCACGCTCTCATCACGGGCGGATCTAGCGGCATAGGCCTGGCCCTGGCTCACCGTTTCGCCGCTGAGGGTGCACGTGTGACTATCCTAGCGCGAGACCAATCTAAGCTGGACGAAGCGAAGCAGGCGATTCGACTCTCAACCGGGGTAGACGTCACAACCCTCTCGGCTGACGTCAGGGACTTTGATGCGCTTAAGAAAGTCTTGGATTCTGTGGGTCCTAGTATAGATGTGTTGGTTTGTAATCAAGGTGTTTTTGTTCCAAAGGAACTTGAATCTCAGGCATTGGATGAGATTAGATTCATGATTGATGTTAATTTGATGGGTTGTTTTAATCTCATTAAGGCTGCATTGCCTTTGATCAAGTGTGATCGGGATTCTCGTGGCCCTGGGTCTATTGCTATTATGTCGTCGCAAGCCGGTCAG gttgGGATATATGGTTACACTGCTTACTCGGCTAGCAAATTTGGTGTTCggggcttggccgaggctttgcaACAGGAAGTCATTGCAGACGATATCCATGTGTCCCTCATATTCCCTCCCGACACCGAAACTCCTGGTTTGGAACAAG AAAACAAGTTGCGCCCAGAGCTGACAAAAATCATAGCAGGGTCCTCTGGCATGATGAAAGCTGAAGATGTTGCAAAGAAAGCTATAAATGGCATCAAAAGTGGCCGTTTTATCATCCCTTGCAACTTTGAGGGCTTCTTATTGTCTATCGCAACTGCTGGTTTGTCCCCACAGACATCATATCTCATGGCATTTACAGAAGTGATTTTTGCTGGTATTCTACGCATTGCAGGCCTGTTTTTCCAATGGGACTGGTATAGAAATATAGACAAGTGGCACTCGAAAAACAAATAG
- the LOC141596317 gene encoding cytochrome b-c1 complex subunit 6-1, mitochondrial-like yields the protein MADEDPVDPKKELEERICKPKCVKSLLDYRACVKRIKDDESGSKHCTGQYFDYYSCIDKCVANRLFARLK from the exons AT GGCTGACGAGGACCCTGTTGACCCCAAAAAGGAGCTTGAAGAAAGAATTTGCAAACCCAAATGTGTGAAGTCTTTACTCGATTACCGG GCATGCGTTAAGAGAATCAAGGATGATGAAAGTGGGAGTAAGCACTGCACGGGACAATACTTCGACTATTACTCTTGTATTGATAAATGT GTTGCTAACAGGTTATTTGCGAGGCTGAAATGA